Proteins encoded within one genomic window of Hevea brasiliensis isolate MT/VB/25A 57/8 chromosome 8, ASM3005281v1, whole genome shotgun sequence:
- the LOC131182082 gene encoding endo-1,4-beta-xylanase 5-like, with the protein MGNLKKRTFFTYNFIYFIGFNIANALSYDYTASIECLASPQKPQYNGGVIQNPELNEGLKGWSTFGDAKIEHRTLGNNKFIVANSRVHPHDSVSQNLNLEKNKIYTFSAWIQVSKGRIPVSAVFKTQTGYILAGSIFAESSCWSMLKGGFTVDASGSAQLYFESNNTSVDIWVDSISLQPFTEKQWMSHQDQAIEKTRKTKVRIQAVDSQGKPLSNAKISIKLKKASFPFGCAINKNILYNNAYQNWFTSRFTVTVFENEMKWYSTEPSQGKVDYSVPNAMLQFAKKNNVLVRGHNVFWDDPKYQQGWINSLSPADLSKATTDRINSIMSRYRGEVIGWDVVNENLHFNFFESKLGQNASAVFYNLAQKIDGTSTLFLNEYNTIENARDGDSTPAKYLQKLRDIKAFPGNGNLKLGIGLESHFSSAAPNLAYMRASIDTLAATNFPIWVTEVDVQRGPYQAQYLEQILREAHSHPKVAGIVIWSAWKPQGCYTMCLTDNNFKNLPTGNVVDELLARRIAIKSSAGRTDGNGFFEASLSHGLYSVKIHHPSAKNSSLVQKLNVVSSTGADNQTLLMRFAA; encoded by the exons ATGGGGAATCT TAAAAAACGAACGTTTTTcacttataatttcatttattttatagggTTTAATATCGCTAATGCTTTATCCTACGATTATACGGCTtcaattgag TGTTTGGCAAGTCCTCAAAAACCTCAATATAATGGAGGAGTCATTCAAAACCCAGAGCTTAATGAAGGGTTGAAGGGATGGTCTACGTTTGGAGATGCTAAAATAGAGCACAGAACATTGGGAAACAACAAATTCATTGTAGCTAATTCCAGAGTTCATCCTCACGATAGTGTCTCACAGAATCTTAACCTGGAAAAGAACAAAATCTACACTTTCTCTG CGTGGATTCAAGTGAGTAAGGGAAGAATTCCAGTATCAGCTGTTTTCAAGACTCAAACAGGGTACATACTTGCTGGTTCTATTTTTGCCGAGTCCAGTTGCTGGTCCATGCTTAAAGGTGGCTTTACTGTTGATGCTTCAGGCTCTGCTCAACTCTATTTCGAG AGTAACAATACATCGGTTGACATATGGGTGGATAGCATCTCATTGCAACCGTTCACCGAAAAGCAATGGATGTCTCATCAAGATCAAGCCATTGAAAAG ACCCGAAAGACTAAGGTAAGAATCCAGGCAGTGGATAGTCAAGGAAAACCCTTATCTAACGCTAAAATCTCAATAAAACTAAAGAAAGCAAGTTTCCCATTTGGCTGTGCTATAAACAAAAATATCCTCTACAACAACGCCTATCAAAACTGGTTCACTTCCAGGTTCACAGTGACAGTATTTGAGAATGAAATGAAGTGGTATAGCACAGAACCCTCGCAGGGCAAAGTGGACTACTCAGTCCCTAACGCCATGCTTCAGTTCGCCAAGAAGAACAATGTACTAGTCCGAGGCCACAATGTGTTCTGGGATGATCCCAAGTATCAGCAAGGATGGATCAATTCACTCTCTCCAGCCGATCTTTCCAAGGCCACCACTGATAGGATCAACTCTATCATGTCAAGGTACAGAGGGGAAGTCATTGGCTGGGATGTTGTTAATGAAAACCTGCACTTCAATTTCTTTGAGAGCAAATTAGGGCAAAATGCTTCTGCAGTTTTCTATAACTTGGCTCAGAAGATTGATGGAACTTCGACGTTGTTCTTGAACGAATACAATACCATTGAAAATGCTAGAGATGGTGATTCTACACCGGCTAAGTACCTGCAAAAGCTGAGAGATATTAAGGCATTTCCTGGTAACGGAAATTTGAAATTGGGGATTGGACTCGAATCCCATTTCAGTAGTGCTGCTCCAAACCTTGCTTATATGAGGGCTTCCATTGATACACTTGCTGCTACCAATTTCCCCATTTGGGTCACAGAAGTAGATGTTCAAAGGGGCCCATATCAG GCACAATACTTGGAGCAGATTCTAAGGGAGGCACACAGTCACCCGAAAGTGGCAGGAATTGTGATCTGGTCAGCCTGGAAACCGCAGGGATGTTACACGATGTGTCTGACAGATAACAATTTCAAGAACTTGCCCACTGGTAATGTAGTTGACGAGCTGTTGGCTCGGCGGATTGCTATCAAGTCCTCGGCTGGCAGGACAGATGGAAATGGCTTCTTCGAGGCGTCCCTTTCCCATGGACTTTACAGTGTGAAAATTCATCACCCATCTGCAAAAAATTCTTCTTTGGTTCAAAAGCTTAATGTGGTCTCAAGCACTGGTGCAGATAACCAAACATTGCTTATGCGATTTGCCGCCtga